In Allomuricauda ruestringensis DSM 13258, the following proteins share a genomic window:
- a CDS encoding aldose 1-epimerase encodes MVTLKTNTSVVKIDAGELVGYEVNGHEFIHQKGSPGWDSADTEMFPIIGPVNESDFRVKTPKGEAIQDQHGLLRQMEYELEHQTDTSAVFVKQYRSGTEVSNSKFPEKSTEAVLSWPYDFRFEKSFLLTDDGLEVHFKVSGEEGMPFMLGYHPAFKLYSKSPMIVAEDKEITLDEVLEVGSRALQVADCTSITLKDEKQITIETEGFGNFMCWTEVRNMVCIEPISFYPYAVNQTQLHKGFQKLEETAEFKVTLKPEA; translated from the coding sequence ATGGTAACACTAAAAACAAATACTTCCGTAGTAAAGATTGATGCGGGGGAACTTGTGGGTTATGAAGTAAACGGACACGAATTTATTCACCAAAAAGGAAGCCCAGGGTGGGACAGTGCCGATACAGAAATGTTCCCTATAATCGGCCCAGTAAACGAGTCTGATTTTCGTGTAAAGACACCAAAAGGGGAAGCAATTCAAGACCAACACGGACTTTTGCGCCAAATGGAATACGAGTTGGAGCACCAAACCGATACTTCTGCCGTTTTTGTAAAGCAATACCGCTCGGGAACTGAAGTTTCCAATTCAAAATTTCCAGAAAAATCTACCGAAGCGGTTTTATCATGGCCTTACGATTTTAGGTTTGAGAAATCCTTTTTGTTGACCGATGATGGGCTGGAAGTTCATTTTAAAGTTTCAGGAGAAGAAGGGATGCCTTTTATGTTAGGGTATCATCCTGCTTTTAAACTGTATTCAAAATCGCCAATGATTGTGGCCGAGGACAAAGAGATTACATTGGATGAGGTTTTGGAAGTTGGGAGTCGGGCGCTTCAAGTGGCAGATTGCACTTCCATAACACTAAAGGATGAGAAACAAATCACTATTGAAACCGAAGGTTTTGGGAATTTTATGTGCTGGACAGAGGTGCGGAATATGGTCTGCATTGAACCCATATCATTTTATCCCTATGCCGTAAATCAAACTCAATTGCATAAAGGATTTCAAAAGTTGGAGGAGACGGCCGAATTTAAAGTTACTCTGAAACCAGAAGCTTAG
- a CDS encoding AraC family transcriptional regulator — MKVLPFKIPKPKDEALVYQIDRERVFYDQLHQHAEIQISYIAKGSGSLIVGDSISDYREGDILVIGGYVPHAFKSDVSASPKSLMYTLFFDINSFGKEFFRITDLSSTKEFFKKSELGMRVISNTEIIIEEFNKLKTQNKVEQIATLLIIISHIMQSETEPLSSFVYRKSFSDDEGKRMNDVFKYAMDRFHEPINLDEVADVANMSKNAFCRYFKKRTNKTFFQFLIEIRIENACKLILNNPELAISMISDQCGFNNIANFNRKFKELKGCSPTQFRSQF; from the coding sequence ATGAAAGTTCTCCCATTCAAAATACCCAAACCCAAAGATGAAGCCTTGGTCTACCAAATAGACCGGGAACGGGTTTTTTATGACCAGCTTCATCAACATGCAGAAATTCAGATAAGTTATATTGCCAAAGGTTCCGGGTCTTTGATTGTGGGCGACTCTATTAGTGATTACAGGGAAGGGGATATCTTGGTTATTGGAGGGTATGTGCCCCATGCCTTTAAAAGTGATGTCTCCGCATCACCAAAATCGCTTATGTACACCTTGTTTTTTGACATTAATTCTTTTGGCAAGGAATTCTTTCGTATTACAGACCTTTCGTCAACTAAAGAGTTTTTTAAAAAATCGGAGCTTGGAATGCGAGTGATTTCCAATACAGAAATCATTATTGAAGAGTTCAACAAATTAAAGACGCAGAACAAAGTGGAGCAAATTGCCACGCTTTTGATCATAATCAGCCATATAATGCAATCAGAAACTGAACCCTTGTCTTCCTTTGTATATAGAAAGTCGTTCTCTGATGATGAAGGAAAACGGATGAACGATGTGTTCAAATATGCCATGGACAGGTTTCACGAGCCCATTAACCTTGATGAGGTGGCAGATGTAGCCAATATGAGCAAAAATGCTTTTTGTAGGTATTTTAAGAAGCGAACGAACAAGACTTTTTTCCAATTCTTGATCGAGATACGGATAGAAAATGCCTGCAAGCTTATTTTAAACAACCCAGAACTTGCCATTTCCATGATTTCCGATCAATGTGGTTTCAACAATATTGCGAATTTTAATAGAAAATTTAAAGAATTGAAGGGTTGTTCCCCCACACAATTTCGGTCCCAGTTTTAA
- a CDS encoding SusC/RagA family TonB-linked outer membrane protein: MKLASFLFKECLGTNRLKKQIVLSLLCVFMAQAGFSQQTVTGSITDEQGIPIAGVSVLEKNTTNGTASDFDGNYEITTSQSDAVLVFSYLGFLSQEIPVQGKSTINVVLKEDLQQLSEVVVIGYGTQKRADVTSSVATVKSEDFVQGNVKDAAQLIQGKVAGLSVSAPSGDPTEGTQINLRGTSSILGGTNPLVLVDGVPGSLNTVAPEDIESIDVLKDGSATAIYGTRGTNGVIIITTKKGTNDMKSTIEYNGYASLSTIANRMNFLDAGELRQKFEEGYTFNGANLQDFGANTDWVDQITRDAFSQVHNLIFRGGNSTSNMTASLNYRDIEGIFQKSDNKKHTARVSVNHAMFDNRLKANVGVILSEQTYNALGDGVSFNPYIYRQAIIRNPTEPVYNEDGSWYERDVYFYDNPVAYIEETIGQNRYRNTRFDFSLSYDFGDHVTVKGLYTRKGNSNIRGFYQTKDHVSTTKNGQEGFASRGTDDYVGNYGQFTVDYDNSFGKHKVTGLVGYNYEDNTNEGFWATNRRFPTDGFTYNNLGSGQGLQLGEAGMGSYKNSDKLIAFFSRVTYNYDDRYLLMASLRREGSSRFGEDYKWGNFPGVSVGWRVNQESFAENWDWLSNLKLRTGFGVTGINAGSNYQSLSGLTYGDYFLNNGQWVRQLIPSRNANTNLRWEKKEEFNLGLDFGVLDGRINGSVDYYNRTTKDALFNYSVPTPPYFFGTIAANVAQIKNTGVEFLLNVTPFQTDNFEWTANLTYSTNTNEIMSLSNDEFQLTNDFFDEGYTGEPIQISTHRVQEGQPIGNFYGLKSVDITDDGIWVIERPDGSLVPATEATNDDRQVLGNGLPKAYYSWNNTVRYKNWDLMVNLRGALDYQILNFSRMFYENPTISYNTLDSAYDMVYGKAVLQDVQRFVSYYVEDGDFLKIDNVTLGYTLPKDAIKFAQSFRIYASGLNLATITGYKGIDPEVNRNGLSPGNDERDKYPSTRTFTLGINFTF, translated from the coding sequence ATGAAATTGGCTAGCTTTTTATTTAAAGAATGTCTGGGAACCAATCGTTTAAAAAAACAAATTGTTTTGTCCTTGCTCTGCGTTTTCATGGCGCAAGCTGGGTTTTCCCAACAGACGGTTACGGGTAGCATCACAGATGAGCAGGGGATACCTATTGCAGGTGTATCGGTATTGGAAAAGAATACCACCAATGGTACTGCCAGCGATTTTGATGGAAATTATGAAATTACCACCTCGCAATCCGATGCGGTATTGGTGTTTTCCTATTTAGGTTTTTTAAGCCAGGAAATACCGGTACAAGGAAAATCTACTATAAATGTGGTACTGAAGGAAGACCTCCAGCAGCTTTCCGAAGTAGTGGTAATAGGTTACGGTACCCAAAAACGTGCCGATGTAACCAGTTCGGTGGCAACGGTAAAATCGGAGGATTTTGTGCAGGGTAACGTAAAGGATGCCGCACAGCTTATTCAGGGTAAAGTTGCAGGTCTGTCGGTATCGGCCCCCTCGGGCGACCCGACCGAAGGCACACAGATTAATTTAAGGGGTACATCTTCAATTTTGGGTGGAACCAACCCCTTGGTTTTGGTCGATGGGGTTCCTGGGAGTTTAAATACCGTGGCACCCGAGGATATCGAATCCATTGATGTGCTTAAGGACGGTTCCGCTACGGCAATATATGGTACCCGGGGCACCAATGGTGTGATCATCATCACAACAAAGAAAGGAACAAATGATATGAAATCAACCATTGAATACAATGGGTATGCTTCACTTTCTACCATAGCCAACCGAATGAACTTTTTGGATGCAGGAGAACTAAGACAGAAATTTGAAGAGGGATACACCTTTAATGGGGCCAACCTACAGGATTTTGGCGCAAATACAGATTGGGTAGATCAAATTACCAGAGATGCCTTTAGCCAAGTACACAACCTTATTTTCAGGGGAGGGAACTCAACTTCCAATATGACAGCTTCATTGAACTATCGAGATATAGAAGGTATTTTTCAGAAATCGGACAATAAAAAACACACAGCCAGAGTAAGTGTAAACCACGCGATGTTCGATAATCGTTTAAAGGCCAATGTTGGGGTGATTTTAAGCGAACAAACATATAATGCTTTGGGTGATGGGGTTAGCTTTAATCCATACATATACAGACAGGCTATTATTAGGAATCCTACTGAGCCAGTATACAATGAAGATGGAAGCTGGTACGAAAGGGATGTATATTTCTACGATAACCCTGTTGCCTATATTGAAGAAACCATAGGCCAAAACAGGTATAGAAACACCAGATTCGACTTTTCCTTGAGTTATGATTTTGGAGATCATGTTACCGTTAAGGGATTATATACCCGTAAAGGAAATTCAAATATTAGAGGGTTTTACCAAACCAAGGATCATGTTTCTACCACAAAAAACGGACAAGAGGGATTTGCTTCTAGGGGAACGGATGATTATGTAGGCAATTATGGCCAGTTTACCGTGGATTACGACAATAGTTTCGGAAAACACAAAGTAACAGGTTTGGTAGGTTACAACTATGAAGATAATACCAACGAAGGCTTTTGGGCCACAAACCGCCGTTTTCCAACAGATGGCTTTACTTATAACAACCTTGGTAGCGGACAAGGACTTCAATTGGGTGAGGCCGGAATGGGCAGCTACAAGAATTCTGATAAATTGATTGCGTTCTTCTCTAGGGTCACTTATAATTATGATGATCGCTATTTGTTAATGGCAAGTTTGCGCCGTGAAGGTTCCTCTCGATTTGGTGAGGATTATAAATGGGGTAATTTTCCAGGTGTTTCAGTGGGATGGCGTGTAAACCAAGAATCCTTTGCAGAAAACTGGGATTGGCTTTCCAACCTAAAGTTAAGGACTGGTTTTGGGGTTACCGGAATCAATGCAGGTTCCAATTATCAATCATTGAGCGGACTTACCTACGGAGATTATTTCTTGAATAACGGACAATGGGTAAGGCAACTGATACCTTCACGTAATGCCAATACAAATTTACGTTGGGAGAAAAAGGAAGAGTTTAACCTGGGATTGGATTTTGGTGTTCTTGATGGACGAATCAATGGATCTGTTGATTATTATAACAGAACTACAAAGGATGCTTTGTTCAATTATAGTGTGCCAACACCTCCATACTTTTTCGGTACCATTGCCGCCAACGTTGCACAAATCAAGAATACCGGTGTAGAATTTTTGTTGAATGTAACTCCGTTCCAAACAGATAATTTTGAGTGGACCGCTAACTTGACATATTCTACAAACACCAACGAAATTATGTCACTTTCCAATGATGAATTCCAGTTGACCAATGATTTCTTTGATGAAGGCTACACCGGTGAACCTATTCAAATTAGTACGCACCGTGTGCAAGAAGGACAGCCAATTGGTAATTTCTATGGTCTAAAAAGTGTTGACATTACCGATGACGGTATTTGGGTCATAGAAAGACCGGATGGATCTTTGGTTCCAGCCACCGAAGCCACAAACGATGACAGACAAGTATTGGGTAACGGACTGCCAAAGGCATATTACAGTTGGAACAATACGGTAAGGTACAAGAACTGGGATTTGATGGTCAACTTAAGAGGCGCGTTGGACTATCAGATATTGAATTTCTCTCGGATGTTCTATGAAAACCCAACAATAAGCTACAATACCTTGGATTCTGCTTACGATATGGTGTACGGCAAAGCCGTATTGCAAGATGTGCAGCGATTTGTGAGTTATTATGTGGAAGATGGGGATTTCTTGAAGATAGACAACGTTACCTTGGGCTACACCTTGCCAAAAGATGCCATTAAGTTTGCCCAGAGCTTCCGCATTTATGCATCAGGTCTAAACCTAGCTACTATAACAGGGTATAAGGGGATAGACCCTGAAGTGAACAGAAATGGATTGTCCCCTGGTAATGACGAGAGGGATAAATACCCTTCAACAAGGACATTTACATTGGGTATCAACTTCACATTCTAA
- a CDS encoding exonuclease domain-containing protein, with protein MYTIIDIETTGNGIKGNKITEISIFKYDGNQVVDEFTSLVNPQCPIPYFITGLTGIDDQMVQNAPTFPEIADTVQFITEGCIFVAHSVNFDYGVIKEEFRQIGVDFTRKKLCTVRLSRKLIPGLRSYSLGKLCSAVQIPLVDRHRARGDAHATVLLFEKLLKKPESEVVFKKFLNARSQEATLPPHLPKSVFENIPQKPGIYYFMNQKGEIIYVGKAINLKKRVLGHFYDKSRKEIQMCSETANIDFKLAGSELVALLMESAEIKRLFPPYNRAQKRTGRQYAIFAYEDRNGIMHLAYNTIKGVPNPLKVIHNPTECRTYLEEVCKSFSLCPRYCHLQQTNAACSHHEINTCEGICRGDENPEDYNQKVEEAIATMKLLTSEVRIIKEKGRDENESAVVLIADGIYKGFGFIDTDIQISNLEDVEAFITPQKHTVETESILTQYFLKQDKSQVLAP; from the coding sequence TTGTACACCATAATTGACATAGAAACCACAGGTAACGGAATCAAGGGAAATAAGATTACCGAAATCTCTATTTTTAAATATGATGGTAACCAAGTCGTGGATGAATTCACTTCACTGGTAAACCCTCAATGTCCCATTCCCTATTTTATAACCGGACTTACAGGAATTGACGACCAAATGGTGCAAAATGCACCTACCTTCCCTGAAATTGCAGATACCGTACAATTCATTACGGAGGGTTGTATTTTTGTGGCCCACTCTGTTAATTTTGATTATGGTGTGATCAAAGAGGAGTTTCGACAAATTGGTGTTGATTTTACTCGTAAAAAGCTCTGTACGGTACGTTTATCCCGTAAGTTGATTCCCGGTCTACGTTCTTACAGTCTGGGAAAGCTGTGTTCTGCGGTTCAAATTCCCTTGGTGGATCGCCACCGTGCTCGGGGAGATGCGCATGCCACAGTGCTTTTGTTTGAAAAGCTTTTGAAAAAACCTGAATCGGAAGTGGTTTTTAAAAAGTTTTTGAATGCCCGAAGTCAAGAGGCCACCCTTCCGCCCCATCTGCCCAAATCTGTTTTTGAGAATATTCCCCAAAAACCCGGTATCTATTATTTTATGAACCAAAAAGGGGAAATTATATATGTGGGAAAGGCCATCAACTTAAAAAAAAGGGTGTTGGGCCATTTTTACGACAAGAGCCGCAAAGAAATCCAAATGTGCAGCGAAACGGCCAATATTGACTTTAAGTTGGCAGGCAGCGAATTAGTGGCCCTATTGATGGAATCCGCAGAAATAAAAAGATTGTTCCCACCATACAACCGTGCGCAAAAAAGAACTGGAAGGCAATACGCCATTTTCGCCTACGAAGACCGAAATGGAATTATGCACCTTGCCTACAATACCATTAAAGGGGTTCCCAACCCGTTAAAAGTGATTCATAACCCAACAGAGTGCCGAACATATTTGGAAGAAGTCTGCAAAAGCTTTTCGCTCTGCCCAAGATATTGCCATTTACAACAGACCAACGCGGCTTGTTCCCATCATGAGATAAATACCTGCGAAGGTATTTGTAGGGGCGATGAAAATCCTGAAGATTACAACCAAAAGGTTGAAGAAGCGATTGCGACCATGAAGCTATTGACTTCGGAGGTTCGAATCATCAAGGAAAAAGGCAGGGATGAAAACGAAAGTGCCGTGGTTTTGATTGCGGACGGTATCTACAAAGGTTTTGGCTTTATTGATACTGATATTCAAATTTCCAACCTAGAAGATGTAGAGGCCTTTATAACTCCACAAAAACATACCGTGGAAACCGAAAGTATTCTCACCCAATACTTTTTAAAACAGGACAAAAGCCAAGTATTGGCACCATAA
- a CDS encoding RagB/SusD family nutrient uptake outer membrane protein, whose product MKNITNKVISLKVKLLTLLVGLVLLPIGCTDLEEEVYSEVTESSFTPSESDIISVMASAYTPMRFVMGWQGYFDLQEEPGDMFVTPTRPNGWDDGGTYKRMHFHEWTETQWQPRNTWITCFNGINSANRVILQIESGELPVSEEQAASIVAEMRALRALYYSMLVDTHGNVPIIASYSDELPVQSERAEVYNFIVSELTEVIPSLTETVDQSTYGRMTKWAAYHVLARVYLNAEVYTGTPQWSKVIEACNEIINSTAFELSPSYSDIFKTENETNPEMVFAIPYDQIFAGQWNAHMKMLLPDHRLVFDMQAQPWGGSSCNPQFIDSYNPNDNRLEDTWLMGDQLNASDGSVVMTLRKEMPSIYDCDFTDGFRCGKYEIESGATGGLSVDFPFLRYTDVLMMKAEALLRTNKSDEAAAIVTEVRMRSFEDPAQATVTGAELEGDTTVEYGTLAEDGTIDDPGDQSAVPYGRFLDELGWEFAAEARRRSDMIRFGVYQTKNWYNHTPQGEHTTLFPIGLEELNTNTNLSQNPGY is encoded by the coding sequence ATGAAAAATATAACGAACAAAGTGATTTCACTTAAAGTAAAATTATTGACACTCCTTGTCGGCCTAGTACTGCTGCCGATAGGATGTACCGATTTGGAAGAGGAAGTGTACTCGGAAGTAACCGAGTCTTCGTTCACGCCATCCGAGTCGGATATAATTTCGGTAATGGCCTCGGCCTACACACCCATGCGTTTTGTAATGGGGTGGCAGGGATACTTTGATCTACAGGAAGAGCCTGGTGATATGTTTGTAACCCCAACAAGACCCAACGGATGGGATGATGGAGGTACCTACAAAAGAATGCATTTCCATGAATGGACAGAGACCCAATGGCAGCCAAGAAACACATGGATTACCTGTTTTAATGGAATCAATAGTGCCAATAGGGTAATACTTCAGATAGAATCGGGAGAACTTCCCGTTAGTGAGGAGCAAGCAGCATCCATCGTTGCCGAAATGAGGGCGTTGAGGGCCCTATACTATTCCATGTTGGTGGACACCCACGGAAATGTACCAATTATTGCAAGCTATAGCGATGAACTTCCGGTACAGAGCGAACGTGCCGAGGTATATAACTTTATAGTATCTGAATTGACCGAGGTTATACCCAGTTTAACAGAAACCGTTGATCAATCTACCTATGGTCGTATGACCAAGTGGGCAGCTTATCACGTATTGGCAAGGGTATATCTCAATGCTGAGGTGTACACCGGAACCCCGCAATGGAGCAAGGTTATAGAAGCTTGTAACGAAATCATCAACAGCACTGCATTTGAATTGTCACCTAGTTATTCAGACATTTTCAAAACAGAAAATGAAACTAATCCAGAAATGGTGTTTGCCATACCCTACGATCAAATTTTTGCAGGACAATGGAACGCACACATGAAAATGCTTTTGCCCGATCACCGACTGGTTTTTGATATGCAGGCCCAACCATGGGGAGGATCTAGCTGTAACCCACAATTTATAGATAGTTATAATCCAAACGACAACCGTTTGGAAGATACTTGGTTGATGGGGGACCAATTGAACGCGTCGGATGGTAGTGTGGTAATGACCTTGAGAAAAGAAATGCCAAGTATTTATGATTGTGATTTTACCGATGGTTTCCGATGTGGAAAATATGAGATAGAATCAGGAGCAACAGGAGGACTCAGTGTAGATTTTCCTTTCTTACGATATACCGATGTACTCATGATGAAGGCCGAAGCTCTCCTTAGAACCAATAAGAGCGATGAAGCAGCAGCCATTGTGACCGAAGTACGTATGCGTTCCTTTGAGGACCCTGCCCAAGCAACAGTTACCGGAGCTGAATTGGAAGGTGACACCACAGTAGAGTACGGTACTTTGGCCGAAGATGGAACCATTGATGATCCAGGAGATCAATCAGCGGTGCCCTACGGTCGTTTTTTGGATGAATTGGGTTGGGAATTTGCCGCAGAGGCAAGAAGAAGATCCGATATGATCCGATTTGGTGTGTACCAGACAAAAAACTGGTATAACCACACACCGCAAGGAGAACATACAACATTGTTTCCAATAGGTTTGGAAGAATTGAATACCAATACCAATCTAAGCCAGAATCCTGGATATTAA